The Pseudomonas sp. G2-4 genome window below encodes:
- a CDS encoding TIGR03751 family conjugal transfer lipoprotein yields MKKTMLLCLTWISLLCWVLTGCSTDKDTLLPHGEQTMMDIWNGAGSQGTQQQLLDARQQLRRPLAQADVSAALQEPYTRTAANEIRNLFPRLPNPDLVLYVYPHLSGTEQAPVPGYSTVFPFYQRVQYALPGERQEDL; encoded by the coding sequence ATGAAAAAGACCATGCTTCTCTGCCTGACCTGGATTAGCTTGCTCTGCTGGGTCCTGACGGGGTGTTCCACCGACAAAGACACGCTGCTGCCCCATGGCGAGCAAACCATGATGGATATCTGGAACGGCGCCGGTTCGCAAGGTACTCAGCAGCAACTGCTGGATGCTCGACAGCAGTTACGCCGCCCGCTGGCTCAGGCAGATGTCTCCGCGGCTCTCCAGGAACCGTACACGCGCACAGCGGCGAACGAGATCCGCAACCTGTTCCCGCGCCTGCCCAATCCCGATCTGGTGCTGTACGTGTATCCGCATTTGAGTGGTACCGAGCAGGCACCGGTTCCTGGTTACTCGACCGTCTTTCCGTTCTACCAACGTGTGCAGTACGCATTACCCGGTGAACGTCAGGAAGACTTGTAG
- a CDS encoding conjugal transfer protein TraG N-terminal domain-containing protein — translation MLMSTNSYLEFYLSLLAWIINNGIWNVLSDTGLFAVPFGAIILQEWLSARQQGADEGNKGLLSVPRIENRLWLAYIVVLFGCAPVFPLSLSSIAFDDAASQRCGVSVAKPTETAWGITFNTIGERSANVPIWWFLVHALSKGVTAAATASIPCTPDIRQMRMEIDSSRIDNQVLQQEVADFTRDCYGYSRSRLFTNRPQLDKAQSHDASWIGSSYFLDTPGYYDTDRSRTPRVSWPYDETRDVSLPRLENGAGYPTCKQWWSDSGFGLRERLIEQVDPSLLTQLKGWLTGRSSNEIEDATLRELVSPRQQSMSMSPGQVYQDYGSSARGGSINQGLNNLATNTGLALGSFSNFPAMNALRAALPMVQAFLIMGVIISLPLILLVSTYQLKTLMTVTFSLFTLHMLTFWWELARWVDSSMLDTFYNQVSASNQVLLSLPTSGFMGGTVTAQVIEYVMGAMFIVLPMLFLGAMSWTGYAVGNGIQGMLANGSKAASDSASKGTDQIMGAAKRSVR, via the coding sequence ATGCTCATGAGCACCAACAGCTACCTGGAGTTTTACCTCTCCCTTCTGGCCTGGATCATCAACAACGGTATCTGGAATGTCCTGTCCGACACTGGACTGTTCGCTGTGCCCTTCGGCGCGATCATCTTGCAAGAGTGGTTGTCGGCCCGTCAGCAAGGCGCGGATGAAGGTAACAAGGGATTGCTCTCGGTGCCGCGGATCGAGAACCGGCTGTGGCTGGCCTACATCGTCGTGTTGTTCGGCTGCGCGCCGGTCTTTCCACTGAGCCTCTCGTCCATAGCGTTCGATGATGCGGCCAGTCAGCGCTGCGGCGTGAGCGTGGCCAAACCAACCGAAACCGCCTGGGGGATCACTTTCAACACCATCGGCGAACGCTCCGCCAACGTGCCGATCTGGTGGTTTCTGGTGCATGCCTTGAGCAAAGGAGTGACCGCGGCGGCCACCGCCTCCATCCCCTGCACACCGGATATCCGGCAGATGCGCATGGAGATCGACAGTTCGCGCATCGATAACCAAGTTTTGCAACAGGAAGTCGCCGATTTTACTCGCGACTGCTACGGCTATTCCCGCTCTCGGCTGTTCACCAATCGTCCGCAGTTGGACAAGGCGCAAAGTCATGATGCGTCCTGGATCGGCTCAAGCTATTTTCTAGACACTCCGGGCTACTACGACACCGATCGCTCACGGACACCGCGAGTCAGCTGGCCCTATGATGAAACCCGCGATGTTTCATTGCCACGGCTGGAGAATGGTGCAGGCTATCCCACCTGCAAACAGTGGTGGAGCGACAGTGGTTTCGGGTTGCGCGAGCGCTTGATTGAGCAGGTCGATCCTTCGCTGCTGACTCAGCTAAAAGGTTGGTTGACTGGCCGTTCGAGTAACGAGATTGAGGATGCCACCCTTCGCGAACTGGTCAGCCCGCGCCAGCAATCGATGTCCATGTCGCCAGGACAGGTGTACCAGGACTACGGCTCCAGTGCTCGCGGCGGGTCGATCAATCAGGGGCTCAACAACTTAGCCACCAACACTGGGCTGGCCCTCGGCTCCTTCAGCAACTTCCCGGCGATGAACGCGCTACGCGCCGCCCTGCCGATGGTGCAAGCTTTCCTGATCATGGGCGTCATCATCAGCCTGCCACTGATCCTGCTGGTCAGTACCTACCAATTGAAGACCCTCATGACGGTGACGTTCTCGCTGTTCACGCTGCACATGCTGACCTTCTGGTGGGAGCTGGCCCGTTGGGTCGACTCCAGCATGCTCGATACCTTTTACAACCAAGTGTCGGCGTCCAATCAGGTGCTGTTGTCGCTGCCCACATCCGGTTTTATGGGCGGAACCGTCACGGCGCAGGTGATTGAGTATGTGATGGGGGCAATGTTCATCGTACTGCCTATGCTGTTCCTTGGAGCTATGAGCTGGACAGGATATGCAGTAGGAAACGGGATTCAAGGGATGTTGGCGAACGGCAGCAAAGCAGCAAGTGATTCAGCAAGCAAAGGTACGGATCAAATAATGGGGGCTGCTAAGCGCTCAGTTAGATGA
- a CDS encoding conjugative transfer ATPase: MRTSDAGNRTSAWKAWRHPLRPRATLADEAALYAYNPSFTDHLPWVEYLDTEQCFLLDDNHSVGAVFELLPIGTEGREPDWLMAARDALEDALQDSFDELDQAPWVAQFFCQDDNDFAPYLTRLTDYIQDSARGTVFTETFLELSRRHLKTIAKPGGLFEDKAVTRLPWRGNNRRVRLVIYRWLESGAEEMGLSPVQSLQEACERIVASLQACGVQSTRVDGRGLYAWLLPWFNPAPRLTDEDPEEFYRRVAYPESGDGESLELPFDHDFAERLFFNEPRSDVQHGLWFFDDQPHRVMVVDKLRRAPLIGQLTGETRKGDAVNALFDQLPEGTVMSLTLVVKPQDVLEEQLNRLARKAIGENLASTQTRQDVEEARAVIGRQHKLYRGTLAFYVRGHDEQQLHHRSVSLANALLGAGLQPVREGDEVAACNSYLRWLPMAYNPARDTRNWYTRLMFAQHLANLVPVWGRSTGTGHPGITLFNRGGSPLSFDPLSRLDRAMNGHLLLFGPTGAGKSATLVTLLMQVMAVYRPRLFIVEAGNSFGLQGDYFATQGLSVNKVQLKPGAAVSLAPFADAWRLVEQPDQVASLSIDELDDESVANREDQRDVLGELEITARLMITGGEAKEEARLSRADRSLIRECILDAAQTFVTTGRQVLTRDVRDALLRVAADPHLPEKRRERAQEMGESIDLFCQGFEGELFDREGTPWPVSDVTVVDLATYAREGYEAQMSISYISLMNTVNNLAERDQYLGRPIIMVTDEGHIITKNPLLAPFVVKGTKMWRKLGAWFWLATQNLADFPTAAQTMLNMIEWWICLNMPPAEIEEIARFKKLTPAQKALLLSASKEPGKYTEGVVLSKKLETLFRAVTPSLYLALAMTEPEEKAERWTLMQSTGCSELEAAYQVAERIDRMRGIKSNGTDSRFRSVR, encoded by the coding sequence GTGCGTACCAGCGATGCGGGCAACCGCACTTCTGCATGGAAAGCCTGGCGCCACCCATTGCGCCCGCGCGCCACCTTGGCCGATGAAGCTGCACTCTATGCGTACAACCCCAGCTTCACCGACCACTTGCCTTGGGTCGAATACCTCGATACAGAACAATGCTTTCTACTGGACGACAATCACTCGGTGGGTGCGGTGTTCGAGTTGCTGCCCATCGGCACCGAAGGGCGCGAACCCGATTGGCTGATGGCCGCCCGCGATGCCCTCGAAGACGCCCTGCAGGATAGCTTTGACGAACTGGATCAAGCGCCTTGGGTGGCGCAGTTTTTCTGCCAGGACGACAACGACTTCGCCCCCTACCTGACGCGGCTCACCGATTATATTCAAGACAGCGCGCGAGGCACGGTCTTCACCGAGACGTTTTTGGAACTCAGTCGTCGCCATTTGAAGACCATCGCCAAGCCGGGAGGTCTGTTCGAGGACAAGGCCGTCACGCGCCTACCCTGGCGCGGCAATAATCGACGGGTGCGCCTGGTGATCTATCGCTGGCTTGAGTCTGGCGCCGAGGAGATGGGACTCAGTCCAGTGCAATCCCTGCAGGAGGCTTGCGAACGTATCGTGGCTTCGTTGCAGGCATGCGGGGTGCAATCGACGCGAGTCGATGGCCGAGGTCTGTATGCCTGGTTATTGCCCTGGTTCAATCCGGCACCCAGGCTCACCGACGAAGACCCCGAGGAATTCTACCGCCGCGTGGCCTATCCGGAGTCGGGCGACGGCGAGTCGCTGGAACTGCCCTTCGATCATGACTTCGCCGAGCGGCTGTTCTTCAACGAACCGCGCTCGGATGTCCAGCACGGGCTCTGGTTTTTCGATGATCAACCCCATCGGGTCATGGTGGTGGACAAGCTGCGCCGAGCGCCCTTGATTGGTCAACTCACCGGAGAAACCCGCAAAGGTGACGCGGTGAATGCACTGTTCGACCAGTTACCCGAAGGTACAGTCATGAGTCTAACCTTGGTGGTCAAACCGCAGGATGTACTTGAGGAGCAGTTGAACCGCCTGGCGCGCAAAGCCATCGGTGAAAACCTGGCCTCGACCCAGACCCGCCAAGATGTCGAAGAGGCTCGCGCGGTCATCGGCCGCCAGCACAAGCTGTACCGTGGCACGCTGGCGTTCTACGTGCGCGGTCACGATGAGCAGCAATTGCACCACCGCTCGGTTAGCCTAGCTAACGCACTACTGGGTGCGGGCCTGCAGCCGGTACGCGAAGGCGATGAAGTCGCCGCCTGCAACAGCTACCTGCGTTGGTTGCCGATGGCTTATAACCCGGCCCGTGACACGCGCAACTGGTACACCCGCCTGATGTTCGCCCAGCACCTGGCGAACCTCGTTCCGGTCTGGGGCCGCAGCACCGGCACTGGCCACCCGGGCATCACCCTGTTCAATCGTGGTGGTTCGCCGTTGAGTTTTGATCCGTTGTCACGCCTGGACCGGGCCATGAACGGTCATCTACTGTTGTTTGGCCCCACCGGTGCTGGCAAGTCGGCCACCCTGGTCACCCTGCTGATGCAGGTCATGGCGGTGTACCGCCCTCGTCTGTTTATCGTCGAGGCCGGCAACTCATTCGGCTTGCAGGGCGACTACTTCGCGACACAGGGCCTGTCGGTCAACAAGGTCCAACTGAAACCTGGTGCCGCGGTCAGTCTCGCTCCCTTCGCCGATGCCTGGCGCCTGGTCGAGCAACCGGATCAGGTGGCGAGTCTGTCGATTGATGAGCTGGACGATGAGTCGGTAGCCAATCGCGAAGACCAGCGCGATGTTCTCGGTGAACTGGAAATCACCGCCCGGCTGATGATCACCGGCGGCGAGGCCAAGGAAGAAGCGCGCCTGAGTCGAGCCGATCGCAGCTTGATCCGCGAGTGCATTCTCGATGCGGCTCAAACGTTTGTCACGACGGGCCGTCAGGTGCTGACCCGCGATGTGCGCGACGCCTTACTGCGCGTCGCCGCCGACCCGCACTTGCCAGAGAAGCGTCGTGAGCGAGCCCAAGAAATGGGCGAGTCCATCGACCTGTTTTGCCAGGGTTTCGAGGGTGAACTGTTCGATCGCGAAGGCACACCTTGGCCCGTGAGCGATGTGACTGTTGTCGACCTGGCCACTTACGCTCGCGAAGGTTACGAGGCCCAGATGTCTATCAGCTACATCAGCCTGATGAACACCGTGAACAACCTCGCCGAGCGCGACCAGTACCTAGGCAGACCGATCATCATGGTCACCGACGAGGGCCATATCATCACCAAAAACCCGCTGCTGGCGCCCTTCGTGGTCAAGGGGACGAAGATGTGGCGCAAGCTCGGCGCGTGGTTCTGGCTGGCGACGCAAAACCTTGCCGACTTCCCCACCGCGGCGCAGACCATGCTCAACATGATCGAGTGGTGGATTTGTTTGAATATGCCGCCGGCGGAAATCGAAGAAATCGCACGGTTCAAGAAACTCACGCCGGCACAGAAAGCCTTGCTGCTGTCCGCCAGTAAGGAACCAGGCAAATACACGGAAGGAGTGGTGCTGTCGAAGAAACTCGAAACATTGTTTCGAGCCGTGACGCCCAGTCTTTACCTTGCCCTGGCCATGACGGAGCCCGAGGAAAAAGCCGAGCGCTGGACACTGATGCAGAGCACTGGCTGCTCGGAATTGGAGGCGGCTTATCAGGTAGCTGAACGGATCGATAGGATGCGAGGAATTAAGTCAAACGGAACTGACTCTAGGTTTCGATCAGTCCGGTAA
- a CDS encoding zeta toxin family protein → MTVPRLRVFAGPNGSGKSTMKSAVPSHLIGIYINPDEIEKAAKEGGRLEFSDFQLEVEGDEVLGFIKAHRLIRSTQLVEEASKIGFSNNGLNFQSVAMNSYFASVLSDFMRHKLLEAQLSFTFETVMSSEDKVAFMLKAKASGYRTYLYFVATEDPDININRVKNRVAAGGHPVPTEKIVQRYGRCLNLLPSAVAASNRAYIFDNSGADLVLLAEVTDGTDLEFRADEVPDWFMQAYVEKVFKDSLPD, encoded by the coding sequence ATGACCGTCCCTCGGCTGAGGGTGTTTGCCGGCCCTAATGGTTCCGGTAAAAGCACAATGAAAAGCGCCGTCCCTTCCCACCTGATCGGGATCTACATCAACCCGGATGAAATCGAAAAGGCTGCCAAAGAGGGCGGACGCCTGGAGTTCAGCGATTTTCAACTGGAAGTCGAAGGTGACGAAGTTCTCGGCTTTATCAAGGCGCACCGACTGATTCGGTCGACCCAGCTCGTTGAAGAGGCATCCAAAATAGGCTTCAGCAATAACGGCCTGAATTTCCAGTCCGTGGCGATGAACTCCTATTTTGCTTCCGTGCTCTCTGATTTCATGCGGCACAAGCTCCTTGAAGCCCAGTTGTCTTTCACCTTCGAAACGGTGATGTCTAGCGAGGACAAAGTAGCTTTTATGCTTAAGGCAAAAGCGTCGGGATATCGAACCTACCTCTATTTTGTGGCCACTGAAGACCCAGATATCAATATCAACAGGGTCAAGAACCGTGTTGCGGCAGGTGGGCACCCGGTACCCACGGAGAAAATTGTCCAGCGATACGGTCGTTGCCTGAACCTATTGCCATCGGCCGTCGCGGCCTCGAACCGGGCTTATATTTTTGATAACTCCGGTGCTGATCTGGTGCTGCTCGCTGAAGTAACGGACGGAACTGACCTTGAGTTCAGGGCTGATGAGGTCCCTGACTGGTTTATGCAGGCCTACGTGGAGAAGGTGTTCAAGGATTCGTTACCGGACTGA
- a CDS encoding integrating conjugative element protein — protein sequence MSRLLAGPWLGPMSLLLCGLLTVATHAHAAENDYRLGTQGEVLDDRVMYTIGGGSAAGSPSSLYRPNGLGVGGSWQANMMCGNMSLTNTLQNQLNGVTEGFQQIMGSIVQNATQAVMSLPALIIQRANPGLYELLSNGVMQGRIDFDRSKLTCQAMAEKMADKVGQAGWGALAKNQEMQGNLEQTGGDAVAAVKNTEARNGNNGVSWVGGQKAGGSGQTPIRVTSDVVRAGYNLLHNRAVDDNSSISGSDCLGGAICQTWTSPQEESEWAVRVLGESEVATCDTCETLRSTAGSGLTPLIQEAYSERLQALQGLLSGSLPPTPDNLTKASSPMLPVTRGVIEALRDDPDQELLARRLASETALSSVLDKSLLLLRTLLAGSHEPNIASAEPAQTALTKNIDTLEREIRLLQTELQVRQMLTTNTASLVLDRHAGGADASRTVEQGDPEPGRLNDADARRK from the coding sequence ATGAGTCGGCTTCTTGCAGGACCATGGTTGGGCCCGATGAGTTTGTTGCTCTGCGGACTGCTCACCGTGGCCACGCATGCCCACGCCGCCGAGAACGATTACCGTCTAGGCACTCAAGGCGAAGTACTCGACGACCGAGTGATGTACACCATTGGTGGCGGCTCGGCAGCGGGCTCGCCGAGTTCGCTTTATCGCCCCAACGGTCTCGGTGTTGGCGGATCCTGGCAAGCCAACATGATGTGCGGAAACATGAGCCTCACCAATACCTTGCAAAACCAGTTGAACGGCGTCACCGAAGGTTTCCAGCAGATCATGGGCAGCATCGTGCAAAACGCGACCCAAGCGGTGATGTCGCTGCCGGCGTTGATCATCCAGCGCGCTAACCCCGGTCTCTATGAGTTGTTGAGTAACGGGGTGATGCAGGGGCGTATCGACTTCGACCGCTCCAAGCTGACCTGCCAGGCCATGGCCGAAAAGATGGCGGACAAGGTCGGCCAAGCCGGCTGGGGCGCATTGGCCAAGAACCAGGAGATGCAGGGCAACCTCGAACAAACCGGCGGTGATGCGGTGGCCGCGGTGAAAAACACCGAGGCCCGTAACGGCAATAATGGGGTGTCATGGGTCGGCGGGCAGAAGGCTGGAGGTAGCGGCCAAACACCCATCCGGGTAACCTCCGATGTGGTGCGCGCGGGCTATAACCTGCTGCATAACCGTGCAGTGGATGACAACTCCTCGATCAGTGGCAGCGACTGCTTAGGCGGCGCTATTTGTCAGACATGGACCTCACCCCAAGAGGAATCCGAATGGGCCGTTCGGGTATTGGGCGAGAGCGAAGTCGCGACCTGCGACACCTGCGAAACCCTTCGTTCTACGGCCGGCAGTGGGTTGACGCCGCTGATCCAGGAGGCCTACAGCGAACGCCTCCAGGCCCTGCAAGGGCTGCTGTCGGGTTCACTGCCGCCTACCCCAGACAACTTGACTAAAGCCTCCAGCCCGATGCTGCCGGTGACCCGTGGAGTGATCGAGGCCTTGCGTGATGATCCTGATCAGGAGCTGCTGGCGCGACGCCTGGCCAGCGAGACAGCCTTGTCCAGCGTGCTCGATAAGTCGCTCCTGCTGCTGCGCACGCTGCTGGCAGGCAGTCACGAACCGAACATCGCTTCAGCCGAACCGGCACAGACGGCCTTGACGAAAAACATCGACACGCTGGAGCGCGAAATACGCCTGCTGCAGACCGAGCTGCAGGTCCGGCAGATGCTCACAACCAATACCGCCAGTCTGGTGCTCGACCGGCATGCCGGTGGTGCCGATGCTTCGCGTACCGTTGAGCAAGGCGACCCCGAACCTGGGCGACTCAACGACGCTGACGCCAGGCGCAAGTGA
- a CDS encoding DUF3742 family protein, with protein MPAQQPLQISRAHRWAYACGMSVKRVYRRLKGFESRVAKRAVATGMPAGGLLVRGSFLVTKLALILGLLFIGFWLVASVVTMIAVIGLLLSTAAIDGGLKEPETGPDYLGADLYIGDFDDNGHYIGDSKSSN; from the coding sequence ATGCCGGCTCAGCAGCCACTTCAAATCTCCCGCGCACACCGCTGGGCATATGCATGCGGTATGTCGGTAAAACGTGTTTATCGCAGGTTGAAAGGATTTGAATCTCGTGTGGCTAAACGTGCGGTGGCGACAGGTATGCCTGCGGGTGGGTTATTGGTTCGTGGGAGCTTTCTGGTTACGAAGCTGGCACTCATCCTTGGGTTGCTCTTTATCGGTTTCTGGTTGGTAGCTTCTGTCGTAACGATGATTGCTGTGATTGGTCTCCTGTTGTCCACGGCTGCCATTGATGGGGGTCTTAAAGAGCCGGAAACAGGGCCAGACTATCTCGGTGCCGACCTCTACATCGGTGACTTCGACGACAACGGGCACTATATCGGCGACAGCAAGTCATCTAACTGA
- a CDS encoding helix-turn-helix transcriptional regulator, with protein MTQDYEQLRLQLAENIRSMRRVKNLTQEQLALMAEVDRTYVSQIERGVGNPSLLVLCKLANIFEIKTDQLLIESDVLARTLSAE; from the coding sequence ATGACTCAAGACTACGAACAGCTTCGTCTGCAACTGGCGGAAAACATCCGCTCGATGCGGCGTGTGAAGAACCTTACCCAGGAGCAATTGGCGCTCATGGCCGAGGTGGATCGTACCTATGTGAGTCAAATCGAACGGGGGGTAGGCAATCCGTCGTTATTGGTCCTCTGCAAACTCGCCAACATTTTCGAGATCAAAACGGATCAGCTGCTCATTGAGTCTGACGTGCTAGCTCGTACACTGAGCGCTGAATGA
- a CDS encoding TIGR03756 family integrating conjugative element protein, with translation MSAACPHISPQKLHPLVLSILLASGSSVALDTGNITASVLSPDCLEYRVVGICFWLLCTPFGCTVKTSTKVRHFIPELVVSSYATTGANPWTEMAALSSPISGAEGGGNLITPNTQRDNLPRFKNVDAIGHPGGWAATQLASQSGYACASGATAFMPYYLSTWDSLAWRHGIPESLYPESLVPGIREIGRQLAGNMWGNVYPRQGFLVQPDDFKAAAVMAQRAGDVITRNWQPHVYVPLTPLPRDGYWPPGPIVENDASTHKWQLLSPLVHPTCAIFPSDPVQSADGGYAWSLWRPYSCCKREGQTFLFSIDFEDGAS, from the coding sequence ATGTCTGCTGCCTGCCCGCACATTTCGCCCCAGAAATTACATCCGTTGGTGCTGAGCATTCTGCTGGCATCCGGGTCAAGCGTAGCGCTGGATACCGGCAACATTACCGCCTCCGTACTTTCTCCAGACTGCCTCGAGTACAGAGTCGTCGGCATCTGCTTTTGGTTGCTCTGCACCCCCTTCGGCTGCACGGTTAAAACCTCAACCAAGGTTCGTCACTTCATTCCTGAGCTGGTGGTCTCGAGCTATGCCACCACCGGTGCCAATCCTTGGACCGAGATGGCCGCCCTATCCTCTCCTATCAGTGGTGCGGAAGGAGGCGGTAACCTGATCACGCCGAACACCCAGCGCGATAATCTGCCTCGGTTCAAAAACGTTGATGCCATCGGTCATCCAGGTGGCTGGGCCGCAACGCAACTGGCCTCGCAATCCGGCTACGCCTGCGCCAGCGGTGCCACGGCGTTCATGCCCTACTACCTGAGCACTTGGGACTCACTGGCCTGGCGTCATGGCATCCCGGAAAGCCTCTATCCCGAGTCACTCGTGCCGGGAATCCGTGAAATCGGTCGTCAGCTCGCGGGAAACATGTGGGGTAACGTCTATCCCCGGCAAGGATTTTTGGTGCAACCCGACGACTTCAAAGCCGCTGCGGTGATGGCGCAGCGAGCGGGTGACGTCATTACCCGCAACTGGCAACCGCACGTGTATGTCCCACTCACACCCTTACCACGCGATGGTTACTGGCCGCCTGGCCCAATCGTTGAAAACGACGCTTCAACCCACAAATGGCAACTGCTCTCCCCCCTGGTTCACCCCACATGTGCCATCTTCCCCAGCGATCCGGTGCAGAGCGCGGATGGCGGCTACGCCTGGTCGCTGTGGCGTCCCTATAGCTGCTGCAAGCGTGAGGGACAGACCTTCCTGTTCAGCATCGACTTCGAAGATGGTGCTTCATGA
- a CDS encoding TIGR03752 family integrating conjugative element protein: MKANALLKWLVPAALLGVVLIILKTWVPGGSTPFPEHPVDQGNIQLSAEQAKSLGIAGDTPRDTVATLVGQVKAMRSDMLGLKKHNDSLQTENNRLRERENSVDSRIQTALGSVTQQVDEGRRQANEARLKAEQDNRQARGLLTQLQEQLSGPTGKGKDMPIGLGLEPGDGAQFDGQHSANDALQWIEPSDAPPTDAQGKTKTASALSLPTAFSSLEGLKDNAIDRSQKQLREVTKGERDLTRSADRTEGAKPVYTIPENATLMGSVAMTALIGRVPVDGTVNDPYPFKVLVGPENLTANGIDLPDVAGAVMSGTASGDWTLSCVRGQVESITFVFTDGTIRTVPQPKAVASRNASTTQSSNTDKIRGGLGYLSDPYGIPCIAGERRSNAQQYLGSQSLITAAGAGVAALLGDEQNNSSVISSGDSTLGITNSSGNSALNSILSGGVSDIREWINKLYGETFAAVYVPPAAQVALHLDHEITIDYEPKGRSVRHEKDHASLPDLD; this comes from the coding sequence ATGAAAGCTAACGCCTTGCTCAAATGGCTGGTACCGGCTGCGCTGCTGGGCGTGGTGCTGATCATCCTGAAAACCTGGGTCCCGGGTGGCAGCACACCTTTTCCAGAGCACCCAGTTGATCAGGGCAATATTCAATTATCCGCCGAGCAAGCCAAGTCGCTCGGCATTGCGGGCGATACCCCACGCGACACGGTCGCCACCCTGGTCGGCCAGGTCAAGGCCATGCGCAGCGACATGCTCGGTTTGAAGAAACACAATGACTCACTGCAGACGGAAAACAACCGCCTGCGCGAGCGGGAAAACAGTGTCGATTCGCGTATCCAGACGGCGCTTGGCAGCGTGACCCAGCAAGTCGACGAAGGTCGCCGACAAGCCAACGAGGCCCGACTTAAAGCAGAACAGGACAATCGTCAGGCTCGCGGCCTGCTGACGCAATTGCAGGAACAGTTGTCGGGGCCGACCGGCAAAGGCAAGGATATGCCGATCGGACTGGGGCTTGAGCCGGGCGACGGCGCTCAGTTCGATGGGCAGCATTCTGCTAATGATGCACTACAGTGGATAGAGCCTTCGGATGCTCCGCCCACCGACGCCCAGGGCAAAACCAAGACCGCGTCCGCTCTGAGTCTGCCTACTGCCTTCAGCTCATTGGAGGGTTTGAAGGACAATGCCATCGACCGCAGCCAGAAGCAGTTACGCGAGGTCACCAAGGGTGAACGTGACCTGACACGCTCCGCTGATCGTACCGAAGGCGCGAAGCCGGTCTACACCATTCCAGAAAACGCGACATTGATGGGCTCGGTCGCCATGACCGCGCTGATCGGCCGGGTCCCGGTGGACGGCACCGTGAATGATCCCTACCCCTTCAAGGTGCTGGTTGGTCCGGAGAACCTGACAGCCAACGGCATCGACCTGCCGGACGTCGCAGGGGCCGTGATGAGCGGCACAGCCTCCGGCGACTGGACCCTGTCGTGCGTACGCGGACAGGTCGAGTCAATTACCTTTGTGTTTACCGACGGCACCATTCGCACGGTGCCTCAGCCGAAGGCAGTAGCCAGTCGCAATGCCTCCACCACCCAGAGCTCAAACACCGACAAGATTCGTGGCGGACTCGGTTACCTGTCCGATCCGTATGGCATTCCTTGCATTGCCGGTGAGCGCCGCTCAAACGCTCAACAGTACCTCGGCAGCCAGAGCTTGATCACGGCGGCTGGCGCAGGTGTCGCTGCCTTGCTCGGGGATGAGCAGAACAACAGCAGCGTGATCAGTTCAGGCGACAGCACGCTCGGGATCACCAACAGCAGTGGCAATAGCGCGCTGAATTCAATTCTCAGCGGTGGGGTCAGCGACATCCGGGAGTGGATCAACAAACTCTATGGCGAGACCTTCGCTGCCGTGTACGTGCCACCGGCCGCCCAAGTCGCGCTGCACCTCGACCATGAGATCACCATCGACTACGAGCCCAAGGGCCGGAGCGTTCGCCATGAAAAAGACCATGCTTCTCTGCCTGACCTGGATTAG
- a CDS encoding LasR-specific antiactivator QslA produces the protein MDENYVSIPAADGCPSLLTPWGSEFAPMIERGVQCAQAWLNTPGDVPLWWELAQARKTCPAGESQDAFAAGFLLRIQQRLQGVSP, from the coding sequence ATGGACGAAAATTACGTTTCAATTCCGGCGGCGGACGGCTGCCCGAGTCTTCTGACACCGTGGGGCAGCGAATTTGCGCCTATGATCGAACGTGGCGTGCAATGCGCCCAGGCCTGGCTTAATACACCTGGTGACGTACCGCTGTGGTGGGAACTGGCGCAGGCACGTAAGACTTGTCCGGCAGGAGAATCTCAGGATGCTTTCGCAGCAGGATTTTTATTGAGAATTCAGCAACGGCTTCAAGGCGTTTCACCGTAG